The sequence TCCGCGCTTCGGGCATGGAGGGATCGAGCACCGTAGGCAGAAATGCGAGGAGCAGCGTCTCCGCTCCGGCTACCCCTGCAGCGCTATTCACTGCAGCCATCAGGTCTGCCGTCGATTGCGCAAGAATGGCGCCCGCCGCATCAAGCAGTGCCTTCTGCGCTGTCGTCAGGCTCGCACCAAGGTCCGCAATGTTCACCGGATTTCCGCCCAGCGCCGCTCTCGCCGCTTCATCATAAATGCAGATGCGGCGGTCCTGCGTCACCCACCACCATGGCTCACCCACTTGATAGCGAACCGGCAGACCGGCTTCGGACATCAGCCCTACCACCGCCAATGCCACTTTACGCACCCAAGCCATGGCCTGCGTGTTGGCAGGCGATAGCAAAGCAGAGGGCGGCGACCAGCCAGTCCGTCCCGCGTCGCCATTCCATGCCCGCTGCTGCCAGTCCGTCGGGCAATGCTGCGCCAGCAGTTCATAGGATTGCGATGCGATTACTGTATGACCCATCGCATTCGCCTCGGCGAGAAACGCGCGGTGCCAAGCCAGTGCCGCCGCATTCATCGCAGGCAGCGCCGGATCGACCACAAATCCACCCGCGCCGTCCGGCACCAGCGGAAAGAAGTGGCTCATCCCGATGTAGTGGTTGATGCTGCCGCGATATCCCAGTCCGCGCACCTGTCGCAACAGCCGCGCCGGCGTCAGATTATAGGCATCGTCATAGCCTGTGCACATCGAAAGCCCATGAGGCGGGACCATCACGTCACCGATCTCTAACATCGGCTTGTGCCCCTGGCAGCGCATTTCGCTCAGCTCGGCCCAACCAGTCACCGTCGAGGCAAATGCGCCGCTACCCGATCCGTATCCTGGCGGCACCAGCGAGATGAACAGGCGGTCGATTGCCGCCGGATGCACCGGGTCCGCTTCCGAAGGAAGCAGGAAGCCGCCGCTCAGCCCCGAAAATGGCAAGGTCACTTTCGCATCGCTCGGCGTGCCCGTCGCGTAGTTCCATAAGCGGACATACCATGCCCGTGAATTGCCAGTTGCATCCCGGCCTTCGATCGTCAGCGTCGGCCCGTTCACCGCGTCGAGCGGCAAGACGCCAGCCGACCGCCAACGGAATGACAGCGTCAGCCGCGAGTAATCGCGCCGGGTTTCATATGACAACAGCGGGTGATCCCACTTGTCCTCGGATTCCCATATCAGCCCGACCAGGTCGTCAGCCTTCTGGAAAACGGCATCCACCCGCAGCGCATCGGGCGCAGTGGTGACAACCGACGCCATCGCAGGCCGCGGAAAGTTGACCGTCCAGAATCGCGGATCGAAGCGCTGGATCGTGTCGGCGTGTTGCACCGTGCGGCGCTTGGCGAGCCAATGGCCCATGTCCGGTTCTCCGATTGGTCAGAAGTCGTTGAGCGCGCGGCGCACCGCCTGCGCCACCTGGCGGCCAGACCGGCGCAGGCTTTCGGGCTGGTTGCTGCCCTGCGGACTGACAATGCGGATCGATACATTGACGTCCCGCCCCTTGCCGCCACCCAGCGAAGGCTCCACACGCCCGGCCGAGGTCGGCACGAACAATTCAGGGCCGCGCTCGCCCACCAGATAGCCGCGCCCTGGCGCCACCGGCCCGCCGGTCGCACGCCCCGGCAAGCCGAAGATCGAACCGATCAGGCTGCCCAGTCCCAACACGGCACTGCCCCCTCCGCCTGCGCTGCCAAGACCGCCCAGCGATCCGATTCCGGCCTGAACGGCCTGCGCTGCGATATCGCCCAGCACGTTCATAGCCACTCGGCGCAAGTCTTCGAAGCCCAGCGAGCCGCGGCGTATCGCGCCGAGCAAGCCGCGCTCCAGCGTGTCGCCTGCGCGCCCGAACCCATCCACCAGCACGGAATCGAAGCTGCCTCGCATTTGCGCCACATCGGCCGTAAAGCCCGAGGTATTCGCGCGCACGTCGATCATCAGCGTGTCGAGTTCATCCGCCACGGTCTGCCTCCATCAATCTGTCGAGTGTGCCCTTGTCGATTGTCCCGCCATCGGGCGCCCGCAATGCGCGCAAGACGCAGGCAAGTTCTTCCGGCGTTGCGGCCCAGAACGTGTCGGGCAGCCATCCCAGCAACAGCGCCGCCTGACCACTTAACGCGGCGGCGCTTGCCCCAAAGCGCTTGTTCACCCGGCGCCTTTCAGGATCTGCACGATCAGCGCACGCAGCGAAGGTGTGCATGCGGCAAGCCCCTCACGAGCGACGGCTTCGGCAAAGTCGGCACGGTCCAAACCATTGCGCTCGCGCAGGCAATGCCAGAACAGTCCGACCATCTCGGCAAGCCGCAACTGCCCGGCACTGGCCCGCTCGACCATTGCGAACAGTGGACCAAGCTCCTCTTCGGCCGCCACAAGGGCGCCGAATGTCGGGCGCAACACCAGCGGTTGCCCGCCGATGACAAGCACCGCTTCCCCGCGATGGGGGTTCGCTGCGTCCGCCATCAGACCTGCGCCACCTGGCCCGAGCTTTCGAGCGTCATGGTGTAGTTGCGCTCACCGTTGAAATCGCCCGAGTAGTCAAGGCGCTGCACAAGGAAGCGGCCACGCATTTTCTCGCCGCCCTCGAACGACAGCTCATAATCCGCAATCGTGCCAGCCATGGCATTTCCGCGCACCTGCACCTCGGCGGCGCTACCTAGGAAGATGCCCGCCGCGCTCACCGTCACCGACCGCGTACCAGCGCCCGAAAGCAACTCGCGCCAGCCGCCCGAATCCTTGCTGGTGATGACGACGGATTCACCATTGATCGACATCTGCGTCGTGCGCAGGCCAGCCACGGTGTTGTAAGTCGGCGTTGCTGCGCCATCGCTGATCTTCAGCAGGAACGCGCTTCCCTTCTGGGCTGCCATTGTCGTTTCTCCTTGGAATGAAATGGGTCTCAGGCGGCAAGAACGCGCGCCCGGTATTCGAGCACGACCACCCGCATGGCTTCACCGCGCTGCTCTGCACGGGCGCGGATCATGCCAATGCTGGCAATGCGAAAGCCTGAGAAGGACTGATCTGCGGGCAGGTTCTCCACTCGCGCCTCGATCCCGGCGACAAGCGCAGCCCCGCCCAGCGGGTCGTCACTGCGAAAATTGAGCTCGAGAGCCACGCGGATTTCGCGCCCCGCCAGCGTCTTGGTGCCCCAATTGGTGCTCGCGCTAGTGGTTAGTGCCAGCCAGGGCAGGGCGGTACGCGAAGGCGCTTCCTCGACCACTGCGTTCAGCGCCTCGGACAGCACGGGATCACTTGCCAGCCATGCAATCAGCACGGCACGAAACGGAATTTCCATCGGTTCAATCCTGTCCGAACAGAGGCCACAACAAGCCTGCCTTGCGCCAGCGCCGCGCATCCTTGCGCCGCGCGATCAACACCGCCCGCGCTCTGGCCAAAACTCCGGCCTTGTCGGTCAGGCTCCGCGCTATCTCGCCGATGTTTGTGTTCGCGGTGATCATGCCAGCCGCATCCGCCGCCACGGCCGCCAGAGCGCCGCCACCACCGAAGGCGGTACAGCAGGCGCAGCCTTCCGGTCGTCGTCGCGGCCACGGTGCTGGTGCGCGCAAAGCCGGATCACGCCATGCCGGATGGCATCTGGCAGGCCTGCCCAATCTGCGGCAAGGCCGGCTGAGTAGGTTGCAACGATCCGCGTCTGGCCGGTTGGCCGTCGCAGTCGCACGCGGCCTGCGCCGTCGGCGTCGATGTCGAACTCATAGTCGGATCCTGCCAGTGCCGTCCGCGTGCCCGCCAGATCCAGCGCCGCCAGCGCGGTGATCGCGCGCACCGGGCGTGCGGAAAGCACCTGCCACTCGCCACTCGCATCAAGCGTTTCTTCGCAGCCGGACTGTAGCGGCATCGCGCCGATGAAGCCCTCGCAAATCTCGAACGCGGTGCGCAGCAGGGCTGCCAGTTCGGCATCGTCGGCAGACCGGGAGATGCCCAGCCAGGCCTTGAGTTCGGTAAGCGCCGCCGAAGACAAGGCAGGCGGTGCGATAATTGCCCGCTTCATGGCAATCTCCGGTCAATGATGGGAATAAGGGGCGCCCGCAGCGGCAAGGGGGGAGCCGCTGCGGGCGCGGTCGGTTGCGCGCCCGTCTAGGGGAGGAGGCAGGGCGCGCGCCCGATCAGAGCGCGATCTTCAGCAGCTTGATCGCATCGCTATCCAGCACCTGCCCGCCAACACGGCGCGTGGCATAGAACTGGACGTAGGGCTTGTTGGTATAGGGATCGCGCAGGATCGTAGTCTGGCGGCGCTCCGCGATAAGGTAGCCGGCCTTGAAGTTGCCGAACGCGATCGGGAACTGATTTGCCGCCACATCCGGCATGTCCTCGGCCTCGATCACCGGATACCCGAGCAGGCGGTCCGGCTGACCGTTCACCAGGCCAGGCTGCCACAGAAACGCGCCGTCTGCGGTCTTGAGCTTGCGTACCGCAGCCAGAGTGGCCGAATTCATCACCCAGACAGCGCCCTGACGCAGCGGGGCCTTCATCTGACAGACCAGATCGATCAGCTTGGCTTCCGGGGCTGCATCGAAGCCCGCAGCGTTCCCCGAACCGATGAACTGCAACGAACCGAACGCGCGGGTATTGTCGCCCGCCGCGCTCATCGTGGCGGAAAGGAAGCCCTTGGGCTGGTTGGTGCCGGTCCCGCTGATGAATGCCGCGCCCTCGGCCCGGGCAAACTCGGTGGCGATTTCATTCGCCAGCCAGCTTTCCAGATCGAACACCGCATCGTCCAGCATGGCCTGTGTTGCCGAAGGGTTGGCATAAAGCTCACCCGTCGGCGGCACGATTTCCGCGAGTTTGGGACTGGCGGTTTCCGGCCGCGCGCCGGTTTCGCTCACCCAGCCCGAAGCCGTGCCACCGGTCGAGATCAGGCGGCGGAAGCCCGACGTCCCGGTCCGGACCACATTGGCAACAGAGCGGATCGGGCTGATTTCCACCATGCGGCGGGCAATCATTTCGTCGATCTGCTGCGGCACCGCATAGCCGCCATCGGCAGCAACTGCACCCGACAACGATTTCAGCTCGGTTTCGCGGCCATACCGAAGATAGCCATCAACAAAGCCCTTCACTTCCGGCCCGCTGACCAGCCCTGCGCCTTCCAGCATCGGGCGAGCCGCAGCACGGCCGACCTTTTCCAGCCGGCCCTTCACTTCGTCCACATCGCTGCGGAGCGTCGCCAGCGCGGCGTCCTGCGCTTCTTGGCGCTCGACGATGTCGAACGATCCGGTCAGCGCGTCTGCCTTGGTCTCGAGGTTTACGGTATCCATG is a genomic window of Novosphingobium sp. MMS21-SN21R containing:
- a CDS encoding DUF2460 domain-containing protein, translated to MGHWLAKRRTVQHADTIQRFDPRFWTVNFPRPAMASVVTTAPDALRVDAVFQKADDLVGLIWESEDKWDHPLLSYETRRDYSRLTLSFRWRSAGVLPLDAVNGPTLTIEGRDATGNSRAWYVRLWNYATGTPSDAKVTLPFSGLSGGFLLPSEADPVHPAAIDRLFISLVPPGYGSGSGAFASTVTGWAELSEMRCQGHKPMLEIGDVMVPPHGLSMCTGYDDAYNLTPARLLRQVRGLGYRGSINHYIGMSHFFPLVPDGAGGFVVDPALPAMNAAALAWHRAFLAEANAMGHTVIASQSYELLAQHCPTDWQQRAWNGDAGRTGWSPPSALLSPANTQAMAWVRKVALAVVGLMSEAGLPVRYQVGEPWWWVTQDRRICIYDEAARAALGGNPVNIADLGASLTTAQKALLDAAGAILAQSTADLMAAVNSAAGVAGAETLLLAFLPTVLDPSMPEARRANLPVGWASPAFDTLQLEDYDWVTAGKDALRSQGRAIAEARMGYPRERQHYLSGFVLNASNAEPEWQRIDAAASEAVALGVAETFIWAQPQVSRDGYVRLPETSGDETMQSFDDVLFPLALGRDASVTPEFSTNVTITASGFERRNSLWSDARLRFDVGPGVRSEAELGELIAFFRARRGQARGFLLRDPSDFSSNGMTGTVTPGDQVIGTGDGATARFALAKHYGQSDEAQRRRITRPRAGSLRVSINGVETGNFTVEPLGVIAFATAPSAGAVVRAGFLFDVPVRFAEDRLDISGAEFAAGEAPSVPLIELREDA
- a CDS encoding tail tape measure protein, encoding MADELDTLMIDVRANTSGFTADVAQMRGSFDSVLVDGFGRAGDTLERGLLGAIRRGSLGFEDLRRVAMNVLGDIAAQAVQAGIGSLGGLGSAGGGGSAVLGLGSLIGSIFGLPGRATGGPVAPGRGYLVGERGPELFVPTSAGRVEPSLGGGKGRDVNVSIRIVSPQGSNQPESLRRSGRQVAQAVRRALNDF
- a CDS encoding phage tail assembly chaperone, whose protein sequence is MNKRFGASAAALSGQAALLLGWLPDTFWAATPEELACVLRALRAPDGGTIDKGTLDRLMEADRGG
- a CDS encoding gene transfer agent family protein codes for the protein MADAANPHRGEAVLVIGGQPLVLRPTFGALVAAEEELGPLFAMVERASAGQLRLAEMVGLFWHCLRERNGLDRADFAEAVAREGLAACTPSLRALIVQILKGAG
- a CDS encoding phage major tail protein, TP901-1 family, producing MAAQKGSAFLLKISDGAATPTYNTVAGLRTTQMSINGESVVITSKDSGGWRELLSGAGTRSVTVSAAGIFLGSAAEVQVRGNAMAGTIADYELSFEGGEKMRGRFLVQRLDYSGDFNGERNYTMTLESSGQVAQV
- a CDS encoding DUF3168 domain-containing protein yields the protein MEIPFRAVLIAWLASDPVLSEALNAVVEEAPSRTALPWLALTTSASTNWGTKTLAGREIRVALELNFRSDDPLGGAALVAGIEARVENLPADQSFSGFRIASIGMIRARAEQRGEAMRVVVLEYRARVLAA
- a CDS encoding phage major capsid protein produces the protein MDTVNLETKADALTGSFDIVERQEAQDAALATLRSDVDEVKGRLEKVGRAAARPMLEGAGLVSGPEVKGFVDGYLRYGRETELKSLSGAVAADGGYAVPQQIDEMIARRMVEISPIRSVANVVRTGTSGFRRLISTGGTASGWVSETGARPETASPKLAEIVPPTGELYANPSATQAMLDDAVFDLESWLANEIATEFARAEGAAFISGTGTNQPKGFLSATMSAAGDNTRAFGSLQFIGSGNAAGFDAAPEAKLIDLVCQMKAPLRQGAVWVMNSATLAAVRKLKTADGAFLWQPGLVNGQPDRLLGYPVIEAEDMPDVAANQFPIAFGNFKAGYLIAERRQTTILRDPYTNKPYVQFYATRRVGGQVLDSDAIKLLKIAL